In Paenibacillus sonchi, the genomic stretch AGCCTTGGCCTTCTTCACCTTCCTGTTATGCTCGTTTATCGGATACTTCTACGTCCTTTCCATGATTAAAGAGGAAGGGATGCGGCGGTCATGAAAACGACATTCGTGGATGTACGGGGCAGAGTGACGTCTGCAAGCTCGAGATCGCATATTATCCACCGGTTCTTTCTGGCTTCGGCGGGAGGGCGGCTAGGGATCGATTTTTGGTACGGACCCAAGCAGCTGGAAGATTTGGAGAAAGCGCGGGCTTTGATCGAACGCAGTATTGATCTCTATTTTGAAGAAGAAACCATAGCACAGGCCAAAGCGCACTTTAAATCGTATTTGCCGCTAAACAATCTGATTACGGTCTCGGTTGACAGTCCCAATGGGCATCTTGGTGCTGCGCACCGGCATGATCCGGAACAGTTTCTCTATATTTCCAGACATGAAGCCTCTCCCGGTCTTGTCTGCGGGGATATCGTGGCGGGAATGTGGGAGGTTACCTTAAGCCTGCATGCCATCGTAACCGATTACTGTGAATATTCGCTGCAAATCTGGCAGGAAGAGGAGGCGGCGCAATGACCTGGATAGCCTGTGAGCTTCATACACATACGTTCCACAGTGATGGCAGGCAGTCTTTGAACGAGCTGGCTTTGGGAGCCAAAGCGCTTGGTTTTGACTGTATTGCCCTGACCGACCACAATACGATGGCAGGACTGGTGCACAAAGAACAGATAGAACGTGAAACCGGCCTGTTGATTATCCCGGGTATGGAATGGACCACGTTCTTCGGGCACATGGTTACAATCGGGGTCAAGGATTACCAGGATTGGCGGAGGGTGGGGCCGGGAGATATCCATGCCGGACTGGCCCGGGTTCATGAGCAGGGCGGCCTTGCCGGCATGGCTCATCCTTTCCGTCCGGGCGGTCCGATGTGTACGGGCTGTTTCTGGGAGTTTGAGATCCGCGACTGGAACGAGATCGATTATATCGAGGTCTGGTCCACGACCTTTGCCCCGGTGAAGAAGAACAACATCCGTGCTTACCGGCTGTGGACGGACAAATTGAACGAGGGGTTCCGGCTTGCCGCTACTTCGGGAAGGGACTGGCATTTCCAGGAGCAGACGGATGCTCCCTTATCCGTGACCTACTTGCGGATTCAAGAAGGGGAAGCGCCTTTTACTGAACGGGCGATAGCAGCGTTGTCCTCCGGCCGGGCTTCCGTCACCTTGGGACCCAGGCTTGATCTCGAAGTGGATGTGAACGGGGAAGTGTATCAAATCGGTGATGCAATAAGTAGCTCCGACGAAAGAGAACGGCGGGCGTCTGTTAAAGTT encodes the following:
- a CDS encoding CehA/McbA family metallohydrolase, which produces MTWIACELHTHTFHSDGRQSLNELALGAKALGFDCIALTDHNTMAGLVHKEQIERETGLLIIPGMEWTTFFGHMVTIGVKDYQDWRRVGPGDIHAGLARVHEQGGLAGMAHPFRPGGPMCTGCFWEFEIRDWNEIDYIEVWSTTFAPVKKNNIRAYRLWTDKLNEGFRLAATSGRDWHFQEQTDAPLSVTYLRIQEGEAPFTERAIAALSSGRASVTLGPRLDLEVDVNGEVYQIGDAISSSDERERRASVKVLVDFTSRHEHWHLPEQSYTVSLKSNLGVLSEQAAMPEQFPLHAEISVQGLLWMRAELWGVIQGVRTLIAFTNAIYFD